The DNA sequence CATTTCATCCAACACTAGCCAGAGTGTTCGGATGGCTCGCTTCAGCACCGACGTGAATGCCACATCAAAGACAAATCCTTCCTGCTTGAGCAAGCGTCCGGCTTGACGCGCCTCTTCGATGCCTTTTTCAGACAAATCCACGTCGGTCCAACCCGTGAAGCGATTCTCCTTATTCCAGATGCTTTCACCATGCCTGAGCAACACCAGCTTGATCATAAAGCCTCCTCAGAAAAAGTGGCACAGGCACTGCTGCCTGTGGCATTTTTCATCGTTTCTGGGCGCCGTCCCGCACGACATGAACAACTCCCTTGAAGATAACATTTTCATCCTTCGTGGCGTGCTGTTGCACATGAGCGATTCCCTTTGGGTTCATGCAGTACACGATACAACTCGCCAATATCTATGTTGCGTCCGGTGATCAGCGCTGCGATTTTCCGTGACGCGGGCAAATGCCAACCACCAAGCAACGCCGCCACCGCCAAACTGCCACCGCCTTCGACAACCATCTGTTCCCGTGCCAGACATTCCACAACAGCCTGCCGAATGCTTTCTTCGGAAACTAACCAGATGTCATCCACGAAGCGACTAATCAACGGAACGGTCATCGCCCCCGGAGCGATATTGCCGGCCAGCGCATCGGCCATCGTAGGCTTCTCTTGCACCGCCACAATCGAACCAGCGTGAAACGCATGATACATGGCCGGCGCATGTTCCGGCTGTACACCGATGAGCCGAATCCGTGGATTGATCGCCTTGGCCATCATGGCCACGCCGGCCAGCAATCCGCCGCCGCCGGTTGGGACCAAAATCGTATCCAGGTCAGGGACCTGCTCAAGCAATTCCAGCGCAATCGTTCCCTGGCCAGCAATAACCTCAGCATCGTCATAAGGCGAGACAAACGCCACATGCTCAGCCTGAGCGCGCTGCAAGGCAGCGTGTTCAGCTTCATCATACGTGTCGCCGATCAGCTCCAACCGCGCGCCCAATCGCTCAATGCCATCTCGTTTTGTCTGCGGCGCGCTACGAGG is a window from the Blastocatellia bacterium genome containing:
- a CDS encoding 2,3-bisphosphoglycerate-dependent phosphoglycerate mutase — its product is MIKLVLLRHGESIWNKENRFTGWTDVDLSEKGIEEARQAGRLLKQEGFVFDVAFTSVLKRAIRTLWLVLDEM
- a CDS encoding threonine/serine dehydratase, which gives rise to MREQYTVSLAFAMTFMGEWSSSGKYDKTSLLMDKVTPTDVLEARRRLTGHVWLTPCVHASWLSARVGCDVFLKLENLQHTGSFKLRGALNKLNRLAAEGDRRPILAVSAGNHGRAVAYGARLLGLTATVIVPRSAPQTKRDGIERLGARLELIGDTYDEAEHAALQRAQAEHVAFVSPYDDAEVIAGQGTIALELLEQVPDLDTILVPTGGGGLLAGVAMMAKAINPRIRLIGVQPEHAPAMYHAFHAGSIVAVQEKPTMADALAGNIAPGAMTVPLISRFVDDIWLVSEESIRQAVVECLAREQMVVEGGGSLAVAALLGGWHLPASRKIAALITGRNIDIGELYRVLHEPKGNRSCATARHEG